DNA sequence from the Methanococcus maripaludis genome:
ACAAGTTTTAAAACAGCTTCGGCTCTTTTTTCGGCCTCACTATCATTAACTTCTTGAAATTGTAGTGGCAGCATTACATTTTCGAGTGCAGTCATGCTTGGAATCAGATTATACTGTTGAAATATAAATCCAATCGATTCACCACGCAGTTTGGATAGTTTAGATTCACTGAGTTTTGAAATATCGTTTGATTTTAATATGACCGTTCCTTTTGTTGGAATATCAAGACAACCGACCATATTCATCATTGTTGACTTTCCAGAACCTGAAGCACCGACAATTGCAACGAAATCACCTTTTTCAATATCTAATGAAACATTTTTCAGCGCCTGAACTTCAAAGTCGCCCATTGGGTAGATTTTCCAGACGTTTTTAAGTGATATTATTGTTTCCATGGTTTTCACAAAAATTATTAATTAGTAAACAGTACTGTGTATTAAACAGTATTATATATAATTAACTACCGACAAAATTTAAAAAAATAAAAAAATAAAAAAGTTAAATCACTAAAAAATAATTAAAAAAGTTTTAAGAGGTATTTTGAGTTAATTATCCATTTAAAATATCTAAATTTAATTTTAAATACCAAAGTACCCCATTATGGAATAATTTTGCAAAGTATGCTGATAATATCATAGTAGCGATACCTGATGCGGCAGTTATGATTCCAACAAGTGCGTAAACAATGCCTGATGCGGGAATTACTTCAAACTGTGGAATTAGTAGTTTTACAAATGGTTCAAAGATAAAGTAATGAGGGATTACCAATTGAAATACTGGTTCAAGAACCATCATGGAACCGGCGACTGTAACTGCAACGCTTCCTGTAAACAGGATTAATAGAAACAGCAACACGCAGGCCAGCGGCCCAATAATAAATAATATATTGAACATTACAAGTGCACTGCATGCTACGAGTTTTTTTGAAAATACATTTTTAGGTT
Encoded proteins:
- a CDS encoding ABC transporter ATP-binding protein — translated: METIISLKNVWKIYPMGDFEVQALKNVSLDIEKGDFVAIVGASGSGKSTMMNMVGCLDIPTKGTVILKSNDISKLSESKLSKLRGESIGFIFQQYNLIPSMTALENVMLPLQFQEVNDSEAEKRAEAVLKLVGLSDRVNNRPSQLSGGQQQRVSIARALACKPEIILADEPTGALDSKTGKEVIAILQKLWKKNKNTIIMITHDMNLAKAANTVVELKDGNIVNIEKNKEIVEY
- a CDS encoding HAAS signaling domain-containing protein, whose product is MNKEEYLYKLSETLKSIPESEKQDILYDYNEYFENGALEGRSEEEISKSLGNPEQVLESFDFEKPKNVFSKKLVACSALVMFNILFIIGPLACVLLFLLILFTGSVAVTVAGSMMVLEPVFQLVIPHYFIFEPFVKLLIPQFEVIPASGIVYALVGIITAASGIATMILSAYFAKLFHNGVLWYLKLNLDILNG